GAACATCTTACACGTGAGAAAGATGTGTTTATAaaaatccttgtttttcttgtctACATCTACAATCATATAGTGTCCAGGCAGTGAAAATGCTTTTCAGTGGAACTGCTTAGATGGGATGGTACTCTGGAAATTAAGTTCCTAAATATGCAAGCCAAACTTTGTTCTTTAACAAGAAATTAAGGATAAGGATGAACTCACTCTCCCATTAACTTGAATTGTAGTTGCCACTTAAAGAGCTCTGCTTAGGCTTGAGTCCCTTCCTGGGTTCTTGTAAAGAGAAGAGTGAGCAGGGTTGGCCTTCACAGAGAAAATGCACCAGCTCAGGTGGAGGCTGCCTTGCTGCTCCCCATCCTGCCCCGTGCAGTGTGCAGGGACCACTCCCAGTGGAGCCTGCAAACCTGAGACCTTGAGTGAATGTATTGTCTTTCCAAATGTCTATAATGTGCCTTTTTAAAACGTATTTTTATCACAACTTTTGGAATAAATTCTTTTGTACAATTGCCTGTTTTTCTGTCTGCCTCTCTCATTTTAAAGATGTACAGGTTGCAAGAGCAATTCATGCCATTGCCTTGatgtgtggttttggttttgtgtgtgcGGGAGGCTTTTGTTCTCCTTGTCTTTTTAGAGAAGTCTGGTGGAAAGAGTGACTTGATGTGAAatgcctgtgctgtgcactCAAGAGCAGTCTGTAAGGGAAACATGCATGTGAAatgaacagctctgctgcttaAGCAGTTTCTGCAGTTCATGACTACTATTACTAACCTGattcttgctttttttcaaaTGACTCTATTGCTCAACTTCCTACGGATGTGAGAAGAGTTGCTTCCAACCACGCATACCGATTTCATTCTTAAATTAAGTTTTTTATTAATAGCAGGGGAGAAACAAAAACTTTGAGTGCTGAGAAGCATGACTTGAAAAAGGATTTGCAAATGCTGCAGGCACTGTGGTGTCTCACTTCAGCGACTGTTTTCATTGTACTTTGTGTATAGGGCTTACTTCAAAATAATGACATGTTATTAATTATGAGAGATCAGCTGGATATGGTTTAGCATCTTTACGGTAAAGGAAGTGATCATAGTATAACCAAAACCCCTTCCTCAGATCTTATCCTGCTTCTGGTAGTAGAAGTAATCTGAACgtagaatcataaaatatgctgagttggaagggactcatgAAGATCCCAGAGTccaattcccagccctgcacaggacatccccaAGGGTGAGtggcaccctgtgcctgagagtgttgtccaagCCCTTCCTGAGCTCCgtcaggctgtgctgtgaccgctgccctggggagcctgtccCAAACACGCTCTGggtgaaaaagcttttctgatAGCCCACCTGAACCTGCCCTGCCCTCCATCCCCTTAGAGTGTTTTAGCTGATGCAGTAATTTGTGCATGAGTCAATCACAAGGGAGGTCTAGTACAAACTTGGTCCAACAattttgaaaaatctcttttggtAAAGATacctcctggagctgtgctgatcAGCGCTGCGCCTGCCCTGGGTTAGCCGGTGGTCGGACATTAAGGAAAACGTGTTTTCCCTCCGCTTAGCCTGCAGGTGTGGAAAGGGAGAAATGAAGGTTGGCTCGGTTTCGTGTCACATTTTCGCTCTCTGGTCACCGGAAGGGAAGCCCCCGGTACGGCGGAGCCCTCAGGCCCCGTttcccgctccgctccgccagccccgcgcagccccgggccgggctctGGCAGCCGCGGGCCGGAACCCTCGGCGCGGGCGCGGTTTCCGCGGGCGGTGCGAGGCGCGGCCCCGCCATGGCGGCGGAGGGGGAGGACCCGCTGGGCTATTTCGCGGCCTACGGCAGCTCCAGCTCCGACTCGGAGCCCGAAGAGCCGCAGCCCGACGAGCGCCCGGCGGGAGCCGCCGCGGCCTCGGGGGGCAccccggggcggccgcggctGCCGCCGCCCGACGAGCTCTTCCGTCGCGTGTCGCAGCCGCCCGCCTTCCTCTACAACCCGCTCAACAAGGAGATCGACTGGGAGAGCCGCGTGCTGCGGGCACCCGAGGAGGTGCGGGGGGCGCGGGGTGAACTCAGGcggcgccggggccgccgcggGCCCCCCGGGCCGCCGTGACGGGCGCTCTGCTCTCTCCCGCAGCCCCCCAGGGAGTTCAAGGTGTGGAGGAGCAACGCCGTGCCCCCGCCGGAGACCTACAGCCCGCCCGAgaagccgccgccgccggcccccACCCTCGACATGGCCATCAAGTGGTCCAACATCTACGAGGACAATGGCGACGACGCGCCCCGCCAGGCCGGCAAAGCCAAGTTCCTGCCGGACGAGGAGCAGGAGCCCCTGGAGTCGGGTGAGCCCCGGCTGAGGCGGCTGTGCCTCACACGGAGGGAGGCTCGGGCGCTGCCGGAGCCCGGCTGGGCGGGCGGGAGGCTGCCCCGGGTCCCGAGGGAGCTCTGCCGGCCTCTCCTGCTCCACCGCTGCCCACGGCAGAGAGCCTGGccgcagggctggggcactgcagggccGGTGCTTTGGCTTTGCTGGATCCAGCACAGACCCTCgagcagcccctctgctcctctccccctctGTCAGTAGCAGGGAAGCATTAGAGTCAGTGGCGCTGTAGTTCTGTGAAACCAACAGGTTCACTCATGGTGCTGCTAAAGCAGAAGGTGGTGTAAAAGCCTCAGGTGCTTTACACTAAGGTGTTGGCCTTAGTTGT
This DNA window, taken from Melospiza georgiana isolate bMelGeo1 chromosome 9, bMelGeo1.pri, whole genome shotgun sequence, encodes the following:
- the C9H1orf52 gene encoding UPF0690 protein C1orf52 homolog, producing the protein MAAEGEDPLGYFAAYGSSSSDSEPEEPQPDERPAGAAAASGGTPGRPRLPPPDELFRRVSQPPAFLYNPLNKEIDWESRVLRAPEEPPREFKVWRSNAVPPPETYSPPEKPPPPAPTLDMAIKWSNIYEDNGDDAPRQAGKAKFLPDEEQEPLESDGEKDEEPASAKKRKVESGEQAKKKKKKV